In Patescibacteria group bacterium, the following are encoded in one genomic region:
- a CDS encoding CTP synthase has protein sequence MSKTKYIFITGGIVSGIGKGITAASLGLLLKKSGFKVGMLKVDPYLNKDAGTMNPFQHGEVFVTEDGTETDLDLGHYERFVGENLSQLSNFTTGIIYSAVTEKERHGDFLGSTIQIIPHVTEEIKRRIKLAAQKSQADFLICEIGGTIGDIEGLPFIEAARQFRHDVGEENVLYIHVVKIVYIYPSEEAKTKPIQQSVQLLRSDGIQAGLLVVRCKEKLSDSIRKKIALFCDVDEKNVIEAINANSLYEIPLNLAKAGLARQVAKKFKLRFKKPNLNDWRQIVKKCHDVKKTINIAMVGKYLDHPDAYISVVEALRHAGIAYQTKINIIGVDSENTLKINKILSKVDGILVPGGFGIRGIEGKVKAIQFARENKIPFLGLCLGLQVAVIEFARNMCKLHDANSTEFNPKTKYPVIEYLPEQLKIKSMGGTMRLGSYPAILKPDSKIRKLYGKNQIAERHRHRYEVNPEYHQILQKNGLIFSGNSPDKKLVEFIELANHPYFVATQAHPEFKSRPIKPHPLFLGFIGAAIKNRD, from the coding sequence TTGTCCAAAACTAAGTATATTTTTATTACCGGCGGCATTGTTTCCGGTATTGGTAAGGGGATTACGGCAGCATCGTTAGGGTTATTGTTAAAAAAATCAGGTTTCAAAGTTGGAATGCTAAAAGTTGATCCGTACTTAAATAAGGATGCTGGCACCATGAATCCTTTTCAACATGGTGAGGTTTTTGTGACCGAAGATGGTACCGAAACCGATTTGGATTTAGGTCATTATGAAAGGTTTGTTGGCGAAAATTTATCGCAACTTTCAAATTTTACTACGGGAATTATTTATTCCGCTGTTACCGAAAAAGAACGGCATGGTGATTTTTTGGGCAGCACCATCCAAATTATTCCTCATGTTACCGAGGAAATTAAACGTCGCATCAAATTAGCCGCCCAAAAATCTCAGGCGGATTTTTTAATTTGTGAAATTGGTGGCACGATTGGTGACATCGAAGGTTTGCCTTTTATCGAAGCTGCCCGCCAGTTTCGTCATGACGTCGGCGAAGAAAATGTTTTATATATTCATGTGGTAAAAATTGTTTATATTTATCCGTCTGAAGAAGCCAAAACCAAGCCGATTCAGCAAAGCGTTCAACTTTTACGCAGCGATGGCATTCAAGCCGGTCTTTTAGTCGTTAGATGTAAGGAAAAATTAAGTGATTCAATCCGTAAAAAAATTGCTCTTTTTTGTGATGTTGATGAAAAAAATGTCATTGAAGCAATAAATGCCAATTCACTTTATGAAATTCCTTTAAATTTAGCCAAAGCCGGATTAGCTCGGCAAGTGGCTAAAAAATTTAAATTAAGATTTAAAAAACCTAACCTTAATGATTGGCGGCAAATTGTCAAAAAATGTCACGATGTTAAAAAAACGATTAATATTGCTATGGTTGGAAAATATTTAGATCATCCTGACGCCTATATTTCCGTGGTGGAAGCTTTGCGTCATGCCGGCATAGCTTACCAAACGAAAATAAATATTATCGGGGTAGATAGCGAAAATACCCTTAAAATTAATAAAATATTATCTAAAGTTGATGGCATTTTAGTGCCTGGAGGTTTTGGGATTCGTGGCATCGAAGGTAAGGTCAAAGCGATTCAATTTGCCCGTGAAAATAAAATTCCTTTTTTGGGTTTATGTTTGGGTTTGCAGGTTGCTGTAATCGAATTTGCTCGAAATATGTGTAAATTGCATGATGCAAACTCCACCGAGTTTAACCCAAAAACTAAGTATCCAGTTATCGAATATTTACCAGAGCAATTAAAAATTAAGTCAATGGGCGGCACGATGCGTTTGGGCTCGTATCCGGCAATTTTAAAACCAGATTCTAAGATCAGAAAATTATACGGAAAAAATCAAATCGCAGAAAGGCATCGACATCGTTATGAAGTTAATCCGGAATATCATCAAATTTTACAAAAAAATGGCTTAATTTTTTCCGGCAACTCACCTGATAAAAAATTAGTCGAATTTATTGAGTTGGCGAATCATCCCTATTTCGTTGCTACCCAAGCCCATCCCGAATTCAAATCAAGACCAATTAAACCTCATCCATTATTTTTGGGTTTTATTGGAGCGGCGATAAAAAATAGAGATTAA
- the miaA gene encoding tRNA (adenosine(37)-N6)-dimethylallyltransferase MiaA translates to MTIEKPLIVILGPTASGKTSWAIHLAKKFNGEIISADSRTIYEKMDIGTAKPSKKEQQVVPHYLLDIIKPDQEFSVADFQKLAQKTINQIHKKGKLPFMVGGTGLYIDAVCYNFKLPPISLDSKLRLKLAKKSLAALQKLLKIKDPDTFGKIDLKNKRRLIRALEVCITSGKKFSKLKTADKPCYRILKIGVKVSREKLYEKINQRLDEMVKKGLVEEVQKLYKAGYDFNLPAISGLVYREIGEYVRRNISLEEALQTAKTRTRNFARRQMTWFRRDKNIIWIENVQNAEIAINKFLKRGAGGATIVQN, encoded by the coding sequence ATGACTATCGAAAAACCGTTAATTGTAATTTTAGGACCAACCGCCTCGGGTAAAACTTCTTGGGCAATTCACCTTGCCAAAAAATTTAATGGTGAAATAATTTCTGCAGATTCGAGGACCATTTATGAAAAAATGGACATCGGAACCGCCAAGCCTTCAAAAAAAGAACAACAAGTTGTCCCGCACTATCTGTTAGATATTATCAAACCAGATCAAGAATTTTCCGTAGCTGATTTTCAAAAATTAGCCCAAAAAACCATAAATCAAATCCATAAAAAAGGTAAATTACCCTTTATGGTTGGCGGCACCGGTTTATATATTGATGCGGTTTGTTATAATTTTAAGCTTCCACCCATTAGCTTGGATTCAAAATTACGCCTCAAATTAGCCAAAAAATCGCTCGCAGCTTTACAAAAATTACTCAAAATTAAAGACCCGGATACTTTTGGCAAGATTGATTTAAAAAATAAACGGCGTCTAATTCGCGCCTTGGAAGTATGCATAACCTCTGGCAAGAAGTTTTCAAAACTTAAGACTGCCGATAAACCATGTTATCGGATTTTAAAAATTGGCGTCAAAGTCTCGCGGGAAAAATTATATGAAAAGATAAATCAGCGGTTAGACGAAATGGTTAAAAAGGGATTGGTTGAGGAAGTTCAAAAATTATATAAAGCCGGATATGACTTTAATTTACCGGCCATATCAGGTTTAGTATATCGGGAAATAGGTGAATATGTTCGCAGGAATATAAGTCTTGAAGAAGCCTTACAAACTGCTAAAACTCGAACCAGAAACTTCGCCCGTAGGCAAATGACATGGTTTCGTCGAGATAAAAATATTATCTGGATAGAAAATGTCCAAAATGCAGAAATTGCAATAAACAAATTTTTAAAAAGAGGGGCAGGAGGAGCCACAATTGTCCAAAACTAA
- a CDS encoding dodecin family protein yields the protein MAVVKIVELIGTSETSWEDAAKHAVDQAAKTIRNITGVDVVGQNATIQDNKITEFKANVKIAFLVER from the coding sequence ATGGCCGTTGTAAAAATTGTCGAACTAATTGGCACTTCCGAAACCAGCTGGGAAGATGCCGCCAAGCACGCGGTTGATCAAGCCGCAAAAACCATTAGAAATATTACCGGTGTTGATGTCGTTGGACAAAACGCGACTATTCAGGATAATAAAATCACCGAATTTAAAGCTAATGTCAAAATCGCCTTTTTAGTCGAAAGATAA
- a CDS encoding FAD-dependent oxidoreductase, with translation MYDLIIVGGGPAGLAAALYAARYDLKTLLICVASGGAMENAYEIENYPGFEKISGAELASKIIAQIKKLGVEMKNDKVTKIKKTETGFEVETEQAEKIPTKTVILTTGMERRKLGVPGEEELLGRGVSYCPTCDGRFFKDRIVAVIGGGDAGLASANLLADICPKVYIIEAEDKLRAEPYWQDKIKARKNVEIILSTKTTKINGKEVVESLSLQSPTAQKDLKVDGVFIEIGSTPNATLAKNLGIKLDEQGFIVIDPGGATNLKGVWAAGDITTGSEQFWQILPSMAEGAIAAHSVYKFLK, from the coding sequence ATGTATGATTTGATTATTGTTGGTGGGGGACCAGCCGGCTTAGCCGCCGCTCTTTATGCCGCCAGATACGATTTAAAAACTTTATTAATTTGTGTCGCCTCTGGTGGGGCAATGGAAAATGCCTATGAGATCGAAAATTATCCAGGTTTTGAAAAAATCTCAGGGGCTGAGTTAGCCTCGAAAATTATTGCCCAGATTAAAAAATTGGGCGTGGAGATGAAAAACGACAAAGTTACTAAGATTAAAAAAACCGAGACTGGTTTTGAAGTCGAAACCGAACAAGCTGAAAAAATCCCCACTAAAACCGTAATTTTAACTACTGGTATGGAACGCCGCAAATTAGGTGTGCCAGGCGAGGAAGAACTTTTGGGTCGGGGCGTCAGTTATTGCCCCACTTGTGATGGCCGCTTTTTTAAAGATCGTATTGTCGCTGTGATTGGTGGTGGCGATGCCGGTTTAGCCTCGGCAAATTTATTAGCTGACATTTGTCCAAAAGTTTATATTATTGAAGCTGAGGATAAATTGCGTGCGGAACCTTATTGGCAAGATAAAATCAAAGCTCGAAAAAATGTTGAAATTATTCTTTCTACCAAAACGACCAAAATTAACGGCAAAGAGGTGGTTGAAAGTTTGAGTTTGCAAAGCCCGACTGCCCAAAAAGATCTCAAAGTTGATGGTGTTTTTATTGAAATCGGCTCAACCCCAAATGCCACTTTAGCGAAAAATTTAGGCATTAAATTAGACGAACAAGGTTTTATTGTGATTGACCCGGGTGGTGCGACCAACCTTAAAGGCGTTTGGGCGGCCGGTGATATTACTACCGGTTCTGAGCAATTTTGGCAGATTTTGCCTTCAATGGCAGAGGGCGCCATCGCCGCTCATTCAGTTTACAAATTTTTAAAATAA